The following proteins come from a genomic window of Methanosarcina sp. MTP4:
- a CDS encoding S8 family serine peptidase, with amino-acid sequence MENYTGSSDLILDPGVINPGTTNLSSLTEARKKLSTDLLQLTDDSFLPPGMTREALIEQMESLNQITRVDEQPIYANDHFVYSDDYNASVNDMHIEGNVENESAEGESVDGGPVEGETDPGLQGDDLVHVYVRFYPGNGTDSADSYVEMVTGRDEENHLMAAWVRVDSFEQLASLESVQCVRTVMPPVIRTGTYTTEGDAILNCDELRVLHGLTGEGVRIGIISNGVDNLADAVASGDLPANVTVLSNSEGGDEGTAMLEIVHDIAPGAELYFHDSGNNVIAFNNAVDALAGAGCDIICDDIGWIFEPFFEDGVVASHVRGVVESNDTLYVSAAGNDALTHYQGEFAPVGTNFNDFSGGTGETEWLYGFIPPGGSIIIVFQWNDEWGKSENDYDLYLGDMVSGRIISWSTDIQDGNDLPIEALTYLNTEQTGKNVAVLVQKVTGDPGVLEVFVYPFSGAFLYANNLVAEDSVYGHPAVPGVVSVGAINAADPGNDNIQRSSSRGPVSIYHSSFELREKPDIAGIDGVQVSGAGGFPPVFFGTSAAGPHIAGLAGLVWSGFPEKPGSEIRTALLESSVDLGEPGKDGSFGYGRADALAMYEFLLPAVPPPVANFTVNRTGGPAPLKVQFTSLSENASSLSWDVNGDNVIDYTDPNPVHTYTEPGLYTVTLTANNSAGSDTLTKPDLINIMKPRPVNTGTRGMILPLPGEPSLRLPKLQVAMNAWMAGTPVPGTGAELNQEILQELN; translated from the coding sequence ATGGAGAATTACACGGGCTCTTCAGATCTGATTTTAGATCCGGGTGTAATTAACCCTGGCACAACAAACCTATCATCCCTTACGGAAGCCAGGAAAAAATTGTCAACGGACCTGCTCCAGTTAACTGATGATAGTTTCCTGCCTCCCGGCATGACCCGCGAAGCCCTGATAGAGCAGATGGAAAGCTTAAACCAGATAACCCGTGTTGACGAGCAGCCCATCTATGCCAATGACCATTTTGTCTATTCTGATGACTATAATGCCAGTGTTAACGATATGCACATTGAAGGAAATGTCGAAAACGAATCTGCTGAGGGCGAATCTGTTGATGGTGGACCTGTTGAAGGAGAAACAGATCCGGGGCTTCAGGGAGACGACCTGGTCCATGTCTATGTGCGCTTCTATCCGGGAAACGGGACTGACAGCGCTGACTCTTATGTGGAGATGGTCACGGGCAGGGACGAAGAAAACCACCTTATGGCGGCATGGGTGAGGGTTGATTCCTTTGAACAACTTGCTTCTCTGGAATCCGTGCAGTGTGTAAGGACGGTTATGCCTCCGGTTATAAGGACAGGTACGTACACCACGGAAGGGGATGCAATCCTCAACTGTGATGAGTTAAGAGTCCTCCACGGCCTGACAGGAGAGGGGGTCAGGATCGGGATTATTTCTAACGGGGTTGACAACCTTGCGGATGCCGTGGCTTCCGGGGACCTGCCGGCCAATGTAACCGTTTTAAGCAATTCCGAAGGAGGGGACGAAGGCACGGCCATGCTTGAGATCGTGCACGACATAGCTCCCGGGGCAGAACTGTATTTCCATGATTCCGGAAATAATGTCATAGCGTTCAATAATGCGGTCGATGCCCTTGCAGGGGCGGGCTGTGATATCATCTGCGACGATATCGGCTGGATTTTCGAACCTTTTTTTGAGGACGGGGTTGTTGCATCGCATGTACGGGGCGTGGTCGAAAGCAATGATACCCTGTATGTGAGTGCTGCGGGGAACGATGCCCTTACTCATTACCAGGGAGAGTTCGCTCCTGTAGGGACAAATTTCAATGATTTCAGCGGAGGGACCGGGGAGACGGAATGGCTGTACGGCTTTATCCCCCCTGGTGGGTCGATTATCATTGTCTTTCAGTGGAACGATGAATGGGGAAAATCCGAAAACGATTACGACCTCTATCTGGGTGACATGGTTAGCGGGAGAATTATTTCCTGGAGCACTGATATACAGGACGGAAACGACCTCCCGATAGAGGCATTGACCTACCTGAACACGGAGCAGACAGGAAAAAACGTTGCAGTGCTTGTCCAGAAAGTTACCGGGGACCCCGGGGTGCTTGAAGTCTTTGTCTATCCTTTTTCCGGGGCTTTCCTGTATGCCAACAACCTGGTTGCGGAAGACTCCGTTTACGGGCACCCCGCAGTGCCCGGGGTTGTAAGCGTGGGGGCGATCAATGCTGCTGACCCGGGAAATGACAACATACAAAGATCCTCTTCCCGGGGCCCGGTTTCGATCTATCACAGTTCTTTCGAACTCCGGGAAAAGCCGGATATCGCAGGCATTGACGGGGTGCAGGTCTCGGGAGCTGGCGGTTTTCCTCCTGTTTTTTTTGGGACAAGTGCAGCAGGTCCTCACATTGCAGGACTTGCAGGGCTTGTCTGGAGTGGGTTTCCGGAAAAGCCGGGAAGTGAGATCCGGACAGCCCTCCTTGAGAGTTCGGTGGATCTCGGGGAGCCCGGAAAGGACGGAAGCTTCGGGTACGGTCGGGCGGATGCTCTTGCCATGTACGAGTTTTTGCTTCCTGCCGTGCCGCCGCCGGTCGCCAACTTTACTGTAAATCGGACGGGAGGACCTGCGCCTCTTAAGGTCCAGTTCACCAGCCTTTCGGAAAATGCAAGCTCTCTTTCCTGGGACGTCAACGGAGACAACGTTATCGATTATACCGACCCGAATCCGGTGCACACCTACACTGAACCCGGCCTGTACACGGTCACCCTGACCGCCAATAACAGTGCAGGTTCGGATACCCTGACAAAACCCGATTTAATCAATATCATGAAACCCCGGCCTGTGAATACCGGAACCCGTGGAATGATCCTGCCTCTCCCGGGGGAGCCATCATTACGCTTACCTAAACTCCAGGTTGCGATGAACGCCTGGATGGCCGGTACGCCCGTGCCCGGGACAGGAGCAGAACTAAATCAGGAAATACTGCAGGAACTGAACTGA
- a CDS encoding nitrous oxide reductase family maturation protein NosD, with product MFVTAVIQVEAAFIAVDDDGAGDFSSIQEAVDNAQEGDTILVNPGIYRENVEVYRELAIVADSSLSGDDGNRTYVIGDVPEYNVFNVNASNVTIDGFYITGGPSGMEWYEVGIYLEGAENCFLKNNTLVLNDMGIVLNDSEGNYLENNNVALGYYGVALFNSEENTILNNRVLTNGQGIVLQGSVNNTLKNNTASSNGMGFILSSSVGNVLANNQVSKNECGIYGQMAESNALINNIIYLNRVGLYLNESENNMIYANRFYNFRNAVDEGFNIWNNSVGNLWSDYSGEDTNGDGIGDLPYSINESTGSIDYKPLVPQPSSGDSENMSSISGVEVSLANKVNKKDKVDKENKGGIPPIEDAEYFKINNVLFIFKDNKFL from the coding sequence TTGTTCGTAACGGCTGTAATTCAGGTAGAAGCTGCCTTTATAGCCGTTGACGATGACGGAGCCGGGGACTTCAGTTCGATTCAGGAAGCTGTGGATAATGCGCAGGAAGGGGACACAATTCTTGTGAATCCGGGAATATACCGGGAAAATGTGGAAGTGTACAGGGAGCTGGCCATTGTTGCCGATTCCTCGCTTTCAGGCGATGACGGGAACCGTACTTATGTTATAGGGGACGTTCCGGAATATAACGTCTTTAACGTAAATGCCAGCAATGTCACAATAGACGGCTTCTACATCACAGGAGGCCCTTCCGGTATGGAATGGTACGAGGTGGGAATATATCTCGAAGGGGCTGAGAACTGTTTCTTGAAAAACAACACCCTTGTGCTTAATGATATGGGAATTGTTCTCAATGATTCCGAAGGAAACTATCTTGAAAATAATAACGTAGCCCTTGGATACTATGGAGTCGCCCTTTTCAACTCCGAGGAAAACACCATTTTAAATAACCGGGTTCTGACAAACGGACAGGGCATCGTCCTCCAGGGTTCTGTAAACAATACTCTTAAGAATAACACCGCAAGTTCAAACGGAATGGGTTTCATTCTCTCTAGCTCCGTGGGAAACGTATTAGCCAACAACCAGGTTTCAAAGAATGAGTGCGGGATCTACGGTCAGATGGCAGAATCCAATGCTCTTATTAATAACATCATATACCTCAACCGTGTGGGACTCTACCTTAACGAATCCGAAAACAATATGATCTACGCAAACCGTTTTTACAACTTCCGTAACGCCGTGGATGAAGGCTTCAACATCTGGAACAACTCCGTGGGCAACTTATGGAGTGACTATTCCGGAGAAGATACCAACGGAGATGGTATAGGGGATCTCCCGTACAGCATCAACGAAAGCACGGGGAGCATAGACTACAAACCTTTGGTCCCCCAGCCTTCTTCCGGGGATTCGGAGAACATGAGCAGCATTTCCGGAGTGGAAGTCTCTCTGGCGAATAAGGTTAATAAAAAAGATAAGGTAGATAAGGAGAATAAGGGGGGTATACCCCCTATAGAAGATGCCGAGTATTTCAAGATAAATAATGTGCTTTTTATCTTTAAAGACAACAAGTTCCTTTGA
- a CDS encoding tetratricopeptide repeat protein: protein MTEDNSMDEQDRIEQSRTNETGKTASEWESEVGSRVMSPPQLLKKAGEADDYDEKLRLYDEALKLDPVCTDALLQKGFSLDRIGKSEEALDCYNRALEIDPDNMGIWCLKGFAFNNLKNFEKAVECYDEVLKINPRDVFALCQKGISFEAMGKLEDAVECYDKALEIDPTDALIREKKLKLLSILYSEGGTGDSPDKYFN from the coding sequence ATGACAGAAGATAATTCAATGGATGAACAGGACCGGATTGAACAAAGCCGGACAAATGAGACAGGGAAAACTGCCTCAGAGTGGGAATCCGAGGTCGGGTCCAGGGTAATGAGTCCCCCCCAGCTGTTAAAAAAGGCAGGGGAAGCCGATGATTACGATGAAAAGCTCAGGCTCTATGATGAAGCCCTGAAATTAGATCCTGTCTGTACCGATGCCCTGCTCCAGAAAGGTTTTTCTCTGGACAGAATAGGGAAATCCGAAGAAGCCTTAGACTGCTACAACAGGGCGCTTGAGATCGATCCTGATAATATGGGTATCTGGTGCCTTAAGGGGTTCGCCTTCAACAATTTAAAGAATTTCGAGAAAGCAGTAGAATGCTATGATGAGGTTCTTAAAATCAACCCCAGGGACGTTTTTGCCTTGTGTCAGAAAGGCATTTCTTTCGAAGCTATGGGAAAGTTAGAAGATGCGGTTGAGTGTTACGACAAGGCTCTAGAAATCGATCCGACTGATGCCCTTATAAGGGAGAAAAAGCTGAAACTCCTGTCCATCCTTTATAGTGAAGGTGGAACAGGGGATTCTCCTGATAAGTATTTTAATTGA
- the purS gene encoding phosphoribosylformylglycinamidine synthase subunit PurS: protein MQYQATVTIEQKAGMLDPEGTTIKRALDHLGYAAESVKTAKLYTIVLEAESAEAAEQKVDEMCQKLIANPIVQNYRIELEELN, encoded by the coding sequence ATGCAGTACCAGGCAACAGTGACCATTGAACAGAAGGCAGGCATGCTTGACCCCGAAGGCACAACCATCAAAAGAGCACTCGACCACCTTGGCTATGCAGCCGAGAGCGTGAAGACCGCAAAGCTGTACACAATCGTGCTCGAAGCCGAATCTGCCGAAGCTGCGGAGCAGAAGGTCGATGAGATGTGCCAGAAGCTCATCGCAAACCCCATCGTCCAGAACTACAGAATCGAGCTCGAAGAGCTGAACTGA
- a CDS encoding nitrous oxide reductase family maturation protein NosD, translating into MKITKLLLNLFVILFFLGSAAAPGAGATLTVDDSGDASYTTIQEAIDNAEDGDTILVYPGIYAENVEVYKELSIVSESGESENTFIISNSPEADVLYVVADNVTIEGFSVLGLLSDTGSISDADWPDVLAGVFIDGAEGCRVSNSTFISNDVGIFLQEADNTVLYNNVLTLNYWDGIDLIDSSNCVLSGNVVARNDWGIHIEGSVDNVLLNNIISACTNKGLTLLECSNSTLENNMISGSELGIYFEGSDSNIMSNSTVEWNYEGIFLSNSTENLFYGNEFANDVNAVDYGTNSWNTTVGNSWSDYAGEDADGDGIGDTPYVINESTESIDYLPITGLPVSDLLPGNNLT; encoded by the coding sequence ATGAAAATCACTAAATTGCTGTTGAACCTTTTTGTGATCCTGTTTTTCCTGGGAAGTGCTGCAGCCCCGGGGGCTGGAGCAACGCTTACCGTAGATGACAGCGGCGATGCAAGTTATACAACAATTCAGGAAGCTATTGACAACGCAGAAGATGGAGATACAATTCTCGTTTATCCCGGAATATATGCCGAGAATGTGGAAGTTTACAAAGAGCTGAGTATAGTTTCCGAGTCCGGGGAATCTGAAAATACGTTTATCATATCCAATAGTCCTGAAGCTGATGTACTCTATGTGGTTGCTGACAATGTAACCATTGAAGGTTTTTCCGTGCTTGGCTTACTGAGCGATACCGGTAGCATCTCCGATGCGGACTGGCCCGATGTCTTGGCAGGAGTTTTCATTGACGGGGCTGAAGGTTGCAGGGTGTCCAACAGTACCTTCATATCAAATGATGTGGGCATATTCCTTCAGGAAGCTGACAACACTGTCCTGTACAACAATGTTTTGACCCTTAACTATTGGGACGGGATAGACCTGATTGACTCCAGCAACTGTGTGCTGTCAGGCAATGTTGTTGCAAGAAATGACTGGGGAATCCATATCGAAGGTTCGGTTGACAACGTTCTGCTGAATAACATCATATCTGCCTGCACCAATAAAGGTCTCACTTTACTGGAATGCAGCAACAGTACGCTTGAAAACAACATGATATCCGGGAGTGAACTGGGGATATATTTCGAGGGCTCTGATAGCAACATAATGAGCAATAGCACTGTAGAATGGAATTATGAGGGAATCTTCCTGAGCAATTCTACTGAAAACCTTTTCTACGGAAACGAGTTTGCAAACGATGTCAACGCCGTGGATTACGGAACAAATTCCTGGAACACTACAGTGGGCAACTCATGGAGTGATTACGCAGGTGAAGACGCGGATGGGGATGGAATAGGAGATACCCCTTACGTCATCAACGAAAGCACGGAAAGTATTGATTACCTGCCCATAACGGGACTGCCCGTATCGGATCTTTTGCCTGGAAACAATTTAACGTAA
- a CDS encoding MBL fold metallo-hydrolase, which yields MKLTVLVDNNTLIDRYFLAEPGLSFLIEDSGLKVLFDVGYSDIFITNARKMGINLLDIDYLVLSHGHLDHTWGLDPLVRHFTEARIEGLPQGSPGLVAHPLALRSKRMDGVGEIGSLLSREKLKEHFELRLSSPPLWLNENLVFLGEIPRRYVFEGRDALGDVLNAEGCEEPDLLFDDTALACKTRKGLVVITGCSHSGICNIIEYAKEVCREERVLDVIGGFHLLEPPEIQVQGTLEYLQNLKPECVHACHCTDLSSKIELAKVVNLKEVGVGLQLEYG from the coding sequence ATGAAGCTTACAGTCCTGGTCGACAATAACACCCTGATAGACAGGTACTTCCTGGCTGAACCCGGGCTCTCCTTCCTGATTGAGGATTCCGGTTTGAAGGTCCTTTTCGATGTGGGCTACTCAGACATTTTTATTACGAACGCCCGGAAAATGGGCATCAACCTGCTGGACATAGATTACCTTGTTTTGTCCCACGGGCACCTGGACCATACCTGGGGACTTGACCCGCTGGTCAGGCATTTTACGGAAGCCCGTATAGAAGGCCTTCCCCAGGGGTCCCCGGGCCTGGTCGCACACCCCCTGGCTCTCAGGAGCAAACGGATGGATGGGGTAGGAGAAATCGGAAGCCTCCTTTCCCGTGAAAAACTTAAAGAGCATTTCGAACTCCGGCTTTCTTCCCCACCTCTCTGGCTGAACGAAAACCTCGTGTTTCTGGGAGAAATTCCCAGGAGATACGTTTTTGAGGGCAGGGACGCCCTCGGGGATGTGCTGAATGCCGAAGGGTGCGAGGAACCTGACCTTCTTTTTGACGACACTGCTTTGGCCTGCAAGACCCGAAAAGGCCTGGTGGTCATCACCGGCTGTTCCCATTCCGGCATCTGCAACATAATCGAATATGCAAAAGAAGTTTGCAGGGAAGAAAGAGTTCTTGACGTCATTGGAGGCTTTCACCTGCTGGAACCTCCTGAGATACAGGTACAGGGGACCCTCGAATACCTGCAGAACCTGAAACCTGAATGCGTTCACGCCTGCCACTGCACGGACCTTTCCTCGAAAATCGAACTTGCAAAAGTTGTCAACCTGAAAGAGGTAGGGGTGGGACTGCAGCTGGAATATGGCTGA
- a CDS encoding AAA family ATPase translates to MKIAITGKGGVGKTTFSGTLARMLARDGYEVLAIDADPDMNLASSLGVETPPRPLAEYKDLIQERAGEEGGAFIYNPKVDDIASKYGVIGPDGVRMLVMGTVDRGGSGCMCPASAFLRALLRHLMLKDKSAVILDMEAGIEHLGRGTTRGMDLMIVVVEPGARSLETAERIKKLSSEIGVTNLFAVINKGGSEKVIEMLNKLGIPVLGEIPFDTQLMHADLEKQAPIEVGGEAVEAIGKIKEKLTVIVEEIRAEKAKEKKEKEEEKKRSEVK, encoded by the coding sequence ATAAAAATAGCAATTACTGGAAAAGGCGGCGTTGGAAAGACAACTTTTTCGGGTACCCTGGCAAGAATGCTTGCGAGGGACGGATACGAAGTGCTGGCAATAGACGCGGACCCGGACATGAACCTGGCGTCCTCACTTGGAGTCGAGACCCCTCCGAGACCCCTGGCAGAGTACAAGGACCTGATCCAGGAACGGGCCGGGGAGGAGGGAGGAGCTTTTATCTACAACCCAAAGGTCGACGACATTGCCAGCAAATACGGCGTCATCGGGCCTGACGGGGTCAGGATGCTCGTCATGGGCACGGTGGACCGTGGAGGCAGCGGGTGCATGTGCCCGGCTTCAGCTTTCCTGCGAGCCCTCCTGCGCCACCTGATGCTCAAGGATAAGAGCGCCGTGATCCTGGACATGGAAGCCGGAATCGAGCACCTGGGAAGAGGCACAACCCGGGGCATGGACCTTATGATCGTGGTTGTGGAACCCGGGGCCAGGTCCCTGGAAACCGCAGAGAGGATAAAGAAGCTCTCCTCTGAAATAGGGGTAACTAACCTCTTCGCCGTTATAAACAAAGGCGGGTCCGAAAAAGTTATTGAAATGCTCAATAAGCTCGGTATCCCGGTCCTCGGGGAAATCCCCTTTGACACCCAGCTCATGCATGCCGACCTGGAAAAGCAAGCCCCCATTGAAGTAGGCGGCGAAGCCGTGGAAGCCATCGGCAAGATCAAAGAAAAGCTGACGGTAATCGTTGAAGAAATCCGGGCCGAGAAAGCGAAAGAAAAGAAAGAGAAGGAAGAGGAAAAGAAGCGAAGTGAAGTGAAGTGA
- a CDS encoding tetratricopeptide repeat protein, with translation MNDGKGTGTGAAAGKAGPKSERYLEDLREHCAAALGAFRELNIPAGSRNTCEAVRKFCTEFRQISGVFWVRNNKKQRKEIRYVLSIAEESPFNLKALPWLDSFFQEFLDRKNKSVDEASGEPVPDTCTYEASTGIFTFNGKEYGLAPLFRAVRDLYASLPLYGELKTCSEILQEDPENATALFQKAVLLDRAGRFEAALQLTGEVLEIVPDDYKVWYNRGVILGKLGRLEEALEAYDLAIKLEPAFEIAWDNKGVILTRLGRYEEALETYSRILGRNPDYAEAWAGKGSVLLTLGRKEEALEAYTSALEIRQDYLEALACKGTLLSGLGRFEEALDVYDLALESVPAEPGLWYNRGLVLSEMYRYGEALQSYNKALEIKPGFLPAQEAKLKALSEISREKRKAQE, from the coding sequence ATGAACGATGGAAAGGGGACAGGAACGGGGGCAGCAGCAGGTAAAGCCGGTCCAAAATCAGAAAGGTATCTGGAAGACCTCAGGGAACACTGTGCAGCTGCACTTGGAGCCTTCAGGGAGCTGAACATTCCTGCAGGTTCCCGGAATACCTGTGAAGCAGTCCGCAAATTCTGTACCGAATTCAGGCAAATCTCAGGGGTATTCTGGGTTAGGAATAATAAAAAGCAGCGGAAAGAAATTAGGTATGTACTTTCGATCGCGGAAGAATCCCCTTTCAACCTGAAAGCGCTTCCCTGGCTTGATTCTTTTTTTCAGGAGTTTCTGGACAGGAAAAATAAATCTGTCGACGAGGCTTCCGGAGAACCTGTGCCGGATACCTGCACCTATGAGGCTTCCACTGGCATTTTTACGTTTAACGGCAAAGAATACGGGCTTGCGCCCCTTTTCCGGGCTGTCAGGGACCTCTACGCTTCCCTCCCGCTTTACGGGGAGCTGAAAACCTGCTCTGAAATCCTTCAAGAAGACCCGGAAAACGCCACCGCCCTTTTCCAGAAAGCCGTGTTGCTCGACAGGGCCGGAAGGTTTGAAGCTGCCCTGCAGCTAACAGGGGAAGTGCTGGAAATCGTTCCTGACGACTACAAGGTCTGGTACAACAGGGGAGTAATCCTCGGGAAGCTGGGCAGGCTGGAAGAAGCGCTTGAGGCTTATGACCTGGCAATCAAACTCGAACCGGCTTTTGAGATAGCCTGGGACAACAAAGGAGTTATCCTGACGAGACTTGGCAGGTATGAGGAAGCCCTGGAAACCTATAGCCGGATCCTCGGGAGGAACCCGGACTATGCCGAAGCCTGGGCAGGGAAAGGCTCGGTTCTTTTAACCCTCGGCCGGAAAGAAGAAGCCCTGGAAGCCTATACCTCGGCTCTTGAAATCAGGCAGGACTACCTGGAAGCCCTTGCGTGCAAAGGTACTCTTCTCTCCGGGCTCGGGCGTTTCGAGGAAGCTCTGGATGTATACGACCTTGCTCTCGAGTCCGTGCCTGCCGAGCCCGGGCTCTGGTACAACAGGGGGCTTGTCCTTTCCGAAATGTACAGGTATGGGGAAGCTCTTCAAAGTTACAATAAGGCCCTGGAAATCAAACCGGGTTTTCTTCCTGCCCAGGAAGCCAAACTCAAGGCCCTTTCAGAAATCAGCCGGGAAAAAAGAAAAGCTCAGGAATGA
- the purQ gene encoding phosphoribosylformylglycinamidine synthase I has protein sequence MKIAIVQFGGTNCDLDVLHVLKEVIGVDAETVWYKEEDLSGFDGVVVPGGFSYGDYLRAGAIAGRTPIMDSVKKLAAEGKPVLGICNGFQVLTEAGLLKGALTTNEYPKFRCHGSYLRVETADTPFTSKFRKGEVVRMPIAHMEGQFYAEEATLADLDDNERVVFRYADEAGKVTDEVNPNGSLENIAGIVNESRNVLGLMPHPERASEAVLGSDDGRKIFESMADYITEKF, from the coding sequence ATGAAGATTGCCATTGTTCAGTTCGGAGGCACTAACTGCGACCTGGACGTCCTGCACGTCCTGAAAGAGGTCATCGGTGTGGATGCCGAGACTGTCTGGTACAAGGAAGAAGACCTGAGCGGTTTTGACGGGGTTGTGGTCCCTGGCGGCTTTTCTTACGGGGATTACCTGAGGGCGGGAGCCATTGCCGGCCGTACCCCTATTATGGATTCCGTAAAAAAACTGGCAGCTGAAGGAAAACCCGTGCTCGGGATCTGCAACGGCTTCCAGGTACTCACCGAAGCCGGGCTTTTAAAAGGAGCCCTTACCACCAACGAATATCCCAAGTTCAGGTGCCACGGGTCCTATCTCAGGGTCGAGACCGCGGACACTCCCTTTACCTCGAAATTCAGGAAGGGCGAGGTCGTCAGGATGCCGATTGCCCACATGGAAGGCCAGTTCTACGCCGAAGAAGCCACCCTTGCAGACCTTGACGACAACGAAAGGGTCGTATTCCGCTATGCTGATGAAGCAGGAAAGGTGACGGACGAGGTCAACCCCAACGGCTCCCTTGAAAACATCGCAGGTATCGTGAATGAGAGCAGAAATGTCCTCGGACTCATGCCCCACCCCGAAAGGGCATCCGAAGCCGTGCTCGGCTCCGATGACGGACGCAAGATCTTCGAGTCCATGGCTGACTACATAACCGAAAAATTCTGA
- a CDS encoding asparagine synthetase B, which yields MCGIAGATGIPDSRSGVKKMLEILGHRGPDACGIHTAGKISIGNTLLKITGDMPQPLVGRGAFVLNGEAFNFRELASEEGVRTDSDTELLFSMIEARVGEGKTHIEAVYSVLSRVNGDFALAYACGNELVLARDPVGVKPLFYCFKNNIEYSESSEITGNTGNTRIPEIVFASEKKAHHALASGTEGKDFGFKPFPPGLVLSTNTESGVTAERSLKIRPPERRISKEKEAVTSLREALEKAVGLRLTPHSGIAFSGGIDSALLAALARKRKPDLPLYAVGLPGSHDIEQAEYAAETLGLEETLITHLLSPEEIEAAVPQVIYATESTDPMKISIGLPLYIVSKIARENGVKVLLTGQGADELFGGYRRHEAFLEKGANLLDREIRSDLENISTINLERDDMVTMANAVELRVPFLDREVIKVGLAIRPELKVLKTDEGYSRKHVLRKAAEGLLSPELLRKEKKAMQYGTGVQKVLDKLARDAGFPKKEGKHIEKYLVTVAREKGFEL from the coding sequence ATGTGCGGAATTGCCGGCGCTACAGGAATCCCGGATAGCAGGTCCGGAGTAAAAAAGATGCTTGAAATCCTCGGCCACAGGGGACCTGATGCCTGCGGAATCCATACTGCAGGAAAGATCAGCATCGGGAACACCCTGCTAAAAATTACAGGGGATATGCCCCAGCCCCTGGTTGGAAGAGGAGCCTTTGTGCTTAACGGGGAGGCTTTTAATTTCCGGGAACTGGCATCCGAAGAAGGAGTCAGAACCGATTCTGATACCGAACTGCTTTTTTCAATGATAGAAGCCCGGGTAGGAGAGGGAAAGACTCACATTGAAGCCGTTTATTCCGTCCTTTCCCGTGTAAACGGGGACTTTGCCCTGGCATACGCCTGCGGAAACGAGCTGGTTCTTGCCCGTGACCCCGTTGGGGTAAAACCTCTTTTTTACTGCTTCAAGAACAATATTGAGTACAGCGAAAGCAGCGAGATCACTGGAAACACCGGGAACACGAGGATACCTGAAATTGTCTTTGCGTCCGAAAAAAAGGCACACCATGCCCTGGCTTCCGGGACAGAGGGGAAAGATTTCGGGTTCAAACCTTTTCCCCCGGGGCTTGTCCTGAGCACCAATACCGAAAGCGGGGTAACCGCTGAGAGATCCCTGAAAATCCGGCCCCCTGAAAGGCGGATTTCCAAAGAAAAGGAAGCTGTTACAAGCCTCAGAGAAGCCCTTGAAAAAGCGGTGGGACTCCGCCTCACCCCCCATTCGGGAATTGCGTTTTCCGGCGGCATTGACAGTGCCCTTTTGGCTGCCCTGGCAAGGAAAAGAAAGCCGGACCTTCCACTCTATGCGGTGGGGCTTCCGGGTTCCCATGATATAGAACAGGCAGAGTACGCGGCAGAAACCCTGGGACTGGAAGAGACCCTTATAACCCATCTCCTTTCGCCTGAGGAAATCGAAGCTGCCGTCCCGCAGGTAATTTACGCAACCGAATCCACAGACCCCATGAAAATTTCCATCGGGCTCCCGCTCTACATAGTCTCAAAAATTGCGCGGGAAAACGGGGTGAAGGTGCTCCTTACAGGACAGGGAGCCGACGAGCTTTTTGGCGGATACAGGCGGCATGAGGCTTTCCTTGAAAAGGGCGCGAATCTGCTTGACAGGGAGATCCGTTCTGACCTTGAAAACATTTCCACGATCAACCTCGAAAGGGACGACATGGTCACCATGGCAAACGCCGTGGAACTGCGGGTACCTTTTCTGGACAGGGAAGTGATAAAAGTGGGGCTTGCAATCCGCCCTGAACTGAAGGTCCTGAAAACGGACGAAGGATACAGCAGGAAACACGTCCTGAGAAAAGCGGCTGAAGGGCTCCTCTCTCCCGAACTTCTCCGGAAGGAAAAGAAAGCTATGCAATACGGGACCGGGGTCCAGAAAGTCCTGGATAAGCTTGCCCGGGATGCGGGATTTCCAAAAAAAGAAGGGAAGCACATAGAAAAATACCTGGTCACGGTCGCCAGGGAAAAGGGTTTCGAGCTTTAA